In Lewinellaceae bacterium, a single window of DNA contains:
- a CDS encoding gliding motility-associated C-terminal domain-containing protein translates to MISGSATAPDVVGTPVINGPSNLCSGGSTAYTADGVTGAASYTWTVNGNIAGYDQTLPLSNLPAGTYELCVEPANPCFGPGTTTCRTITVGPLPPEIVNQTICAANAPFTYQGFSFSASGTYNFSYTRMDGCVQPVVLNLVVIPPIPPTETSADICFGEAYIFGGTPYTQTGYYTKTFPSVNGCDSMVNLTLVSHSPTFTQLGLIYHCQALGPYYIGGAPVTASGDFSLTLQDQYGCDSIVAGFIQLTSPLGVSIDTTICQGEYIEIGDFIYSNSGNYGETYTEPGGCQSSFNLSLHVYDPETTIDTTVCSGETVRIGNSTYSNSGSFTKVLPAQYLGLGCDSTIYLNLTVLPPIVTNIQAAICEGESYTLGPNAYSTSGSYSEVFGAANGCDSTVILSLTVYPAVETTINPSICFATTYSVGDSVFAQSGSYEVLLESAQGCDSTVFLNLTVKDAIVTVLNEAVCDGDSFPVGGMDFSTEGTHEIVLTAADGCDSTVVLNLDVLDHSEFTLDEDICFGESYQVGSSSYNQSGTFTDVLVAANGCDSTVTLNLNVVGPIVNNITRRICTGQTYTVGTNSTYDQPGNYTDTLVNVIGCDSVVNLTLTITDVIRDTLATSICEGESYSVDGTAYSATGFYDNDFVTASGCDSVFYLDLTVVPTRITNLDESICNGESFPVGGSAYTATGIYQDLLISAETGCDSIVNLDLTVLNVPRTSLTENICEGETFPVGPSSYATTGIFVDTLGAANGCDSIVTLNLTVLDVPETVLVEDICDGETFTVGLSDYTTTGNFTDTLLAANGCDSIVYLDLTVKDVPETFLVENICQYETFPVGSSNYATTGSYTDVLPAANGCDSFVYLELTVFPEQRRNLDISICTGSSYTVGSTAYTQAGIYVDTLSSVVTGCDSIVTLDLEITAFYEINLVEEICEFESYTVGTTAYNQTGLYSDMFISTDGCDSFVNLNLTVIPLPRITLNETICDGESVPVGGIDYTLTGTFTDTLTSVVSGCDSIVTLNLTVNDVFQTSLVEEICDGETYTVGPSGYTQSGVYEDILTASNGCDSTVNLDLTVHPIQETSLVETICFGDNYGVGSSSYNTSGIYQDIIPSAVTGCDSIINLDLTVRDEITTGLTEVVCFGGDFSVGTSTYDASGTYRDTLVSAATGCDSIVTLNLTVRDEIRTSLEREICDGEVYTVGASDYVVSGVFIDTLSSLATGCDSIVTLDLTVHPIPMTALAEEICDGEIYEVGDSDYTVSGTYQDVLISVVTGCDSIVGLDLTVHPIPVTNLTEVVCFGGSVDIGASTYAATGSYQDVLASVVTGCDSIVNLNLTVRDEIRTGLEREICDGETYTVGTSSYTSTGIHIDTLSSLATGCDSIVTLDLTVHPIPVTGLVEEICDGEMYPVGASEYTTSGVYQDVLTSVVTGCDSIVNLDLTVHPIPVTGLVEEICDGETYPVGTSVYTASGIYQDVLASVVTGCDSIVNLNLTVHPIPVTGLVEEICDGETYPVGTSVYTASGIYQDVLASVVTGCDSIVNLNLTVHPIPVTGLVEEICGGETYTVGPSAYTESGVYQDVLTSVVTGCDSIVNLDLTVNQVYDVELFQNICTDGSFEVGGTSFADEGVYTQTLTSREGCDSVVTLNLFVYPCELFYDRAITNVSCYGLSDGDFSFALTVGTPPYQYTWQSLSGTGMSGSGTLDGNNLEAAIGNLPSGSYRVDVVDSSPFNVEASFTINITQPQPIDISMDMSEYNNYNTSCHDESDGWIDASVSGGTPPYSYIWSTGDRNEDLDGLGAGSYGLTITDQNLCPDSARTALEAPMPLEARLAVSDPPCFGDELGVIRVNDVNGGVGPYLYGIDEDPLSTVSQFTGLPIGEHMVQVQDANGCMWENEEMVNQPEQLIVELGDDKEIKLGDSVQLFAQTTYPVEFYYWKSPIDLYNCENCPDPFVAPFESMAFSVTTVDANGCEASDRITVFVDRRRDIYIPNVFSPNNDGQNDVFLIFSSNAAVKVKSFYVFNRWGEPMFELFDFKPNDPTYGWDGTHRGELMNGGVFVYMAEIEFVDGVTEVFKGDVLLMR, encoded by the coding sequence GTGATCAGCGGCTCGGCTACTGCTCCCGACGTAGTCGGCACCCCGGTAATCAACGGCCCGTCTAACCTCTGCTCCGGCGGTTCAACCGCCTACACCGCCGACGGCGTCACCGGGGCGGCTTCTTACACCTGGACGGTGAACGGCAATATTGCCGGCTATGACCAGACATTGCCCTTGAGCAACCTGCCGGCAGGAACTTACGAGCTGTGCGTCGAGCCGGCCAACCCCTGCTTTGGCCCCGGCACTACTACCTGCCGGACGATTACCGTCGGGCCTCTTCCTCCGGAGATCGTCAACCAGACCATTTGCGCCGCCAATGCGCCCTTTACCTACCAGGGCTTTTCTTTTTCCGCCAGCGGCACGTACAACTTTTCCTATACCCGGATGGATGGCTGCGTACAACCGGTTGTTCTCAACCTGGTTGTCATTCCACCCATACCGCCGACGGAAACTTCCGCCGATATTTGTTTCGGCGAGGCTTATATCTTCGGCGGAACGCCGTACACCCAAACCGGGTACTACACCAAGACCTTTCCTTCCGTCAACGGTTGCGACAGCATGGTCAACCTGACCCTGGTCTCCCATTCGCCAACGTTCACGCAATTAGGCCTCATCTACCACTGCCAGGCGCTGGGGCCCTACTACATTGGCGGGGCTCCCGTCACCGCGAGCGGCGATTTCAGCCTCACGCTACAGGATCAGTACGGCTGCGACAGCATCGTCGCCGGTTTCATCCAATTGACGTCCCCATTGGGCGTTTCCATCGACACCACGATTTGCCAGGGGGAATACATAGAAATCGGAGACTTCATCTACTCCAATAGCGGCAATTATGGTGAAACTTATACCGAACCCGGGGGATGCCAGAGCTCTTTCAACCTTTCCCTGCACGTCTATGACCCCGAAACGACAATAGATACCACCGTCTGCTCCGGGGAAACGGTGAGAATTGGCAACAGCACCTACTCCAACTCCGGGTCGTTCACCAAGGTCCTGCCCGCGCAGTACCTCGGCCTGGGCTGCGATAGCACCATCTACCTCAACCTGACCGTTCTCCCCCCGATCGTCACCAATATTCAGGCGGCCATTTGCGAAGGGGAATCCTATACGCTGGGCCCCAACGCCTATTCCACTTCCGGATCCTATTCGGAAGTGTTCGGCGCCGCCAATGGCTGCGACAGCACCGTCATCCTCAGCCTGACGGTTTATCCGGCGGTAGAAACCACCATCAATCCCAGCATTTGCTTCGCCACCACTTATTCGGTAGGCGATTCCGTTTTCGCTCAGAGCGGCAGTTACGAGGTCCTGCTGGAGTCTGCTCAGGGCTGCGACAGCACCGTCTTCCTCAACCTGACGGTAAAGGACGCCATCGTTACTGTGCTCAACGAGGCCGTTTGCGACGGGGATTCCTTCCCCGTAGGCGGAATGGACTTTAGTACCGAGGGCACCCACGAAATCGTACTGACGGCTGCCGACGGCTGCGACAGCACCGTGGTGCTCAACCTCGATGTGCTGGACCATTCCGAATTTACCCTCGACGAAGACATCTGCTTCGGCGAAAGCTACCAGGTGGGCAGCTCCAGCTACAACCAATCGGGGACCTTCACGGATGTGCTCGTTGCCGCCAATGGCTGCGACAGCACCGTCACCCTCAACCTCAATGTGGTAGGGCCCATCGTCAACAACATTACCCGCAGAATCTGCACCGGCCAGACCTACACCGTGGGAACCAATTCTACCTACGACCAGCCGGGCAACTACACCGACACCCTCGTCAATGTGATCGGTTGCGATAGCGTAGTCAACCTGACCCTGACGATTACAGATGTTATTCGGGACACGCTGGCGACCTCCATCTGCGAAGGGGAAAGCTATTCAGTAGATGGAACCGCTTACAGCGCTACCGGCTTTTACGATAATGATTTTGTAACCGCCTCGGGTTGCGACAGCGTTTTTTATCTGGACCTGACTGTCGTTCCCACCCGGATTACCAACCTGGACGAATCGATCTGCAACGGGGAAAGCTTCCCGGTGGGCGGCAGCGCTTATACGGCCACCGGTATTTATCAGGATTTGCTCATTTCCGCAGAGACTGGTTGCGACAGCATCGTCAACCTCGACCTGACGGTGCTCAATGTGCCCCGCACTTCGCTGACCGAAAACATCTGCGAGGGCGAAACCTTCCCGGTCGGGCCTTCCAGTTATGCCACCACCGGCATTTTCGTGGACACCCTGGGAGCCGCCAACGGTTGCGATAGCATCGTAACCTTGAACCTCACCGTCCTGGATGTGCCTGAAACCGTGTTGGTGGAGGATATTTGCGATGGCGAAACCTTCACCGTCGGGCTTTCCGATTATACCACAACCGGCAATTTCACCGACACGCTGCTCGCCGCCAACGGCTGCGACAGCATCGTCTACCTGGACCTCACCGTGAAGGACGTGCCGGAGACCTTCCTGGTAGAAAATATCTGCCAGTACGAAACCTTCCCGGTCGGTTCTTCGAATTATGCCACGACCGGCTCCTACACCGATGTGCTGCCCGCCGCCAACGGCTGCGACAGTTTCGTCTATCTCGAACTGACCGTCTTCCCGGAACAGCGCCGCAACCTGGACATCAGCATCTGTACCGGATCTTCCTACACGGTGGGCAGCACCGCCTATACCCAGGCTGGCATTTATGTCGACACCCTGAGTTCCGTCGTCACCGGTTGCGACAGCATCGTGACCCTCGACCTGGAAATCACGGCATTCTACGAGATCAACCTGGTAGAAGAAATCTGCGAATTCGAAAGCTATACCGTCGGAACCACCGCCTACAACCAGACCGGCCTGTATTCCGACATGTTTATTTCCACTGACGGCTGCGACAGCTTCGTCAACCTCAACCTGACGGTCATCCCGCTGCCGCGGATAACGCTTAACGAAACGATCTGCGATGGAGAATCGGTACCGGTAGGCGGCATAGACTACACCCTGACCGGCACCTTTACCGATACGCTTACCTCCGTGGTGTCCGGTTGCGACAGCATCGTAACCCTCAACCTGACCGTGAACGATGTCTTCCAGACGAGCCTGGTAGAGGAAATCTGCGATGGCGAAACCTATACGGTTGGGCCTTCCGGTTACACCCAATCCGGCGTCTATGAGGATATCCTGACTGCATCCAATGGCTGCGACAGCACGGTCAACCTCGACCTGACGGTGCATCCCATCCAGGAAACCAGCCTGGTGGAAACGATCTGCTTTGGCGACAATTACGGGGTGGGCAGTTCCAGTTACAATACTAGCGGCATTTATCAGGACATCATTCCCTCGGCCGTCACCGGCTGCGACAGCATCATCAACCTCGACCTGACGGTGCGGGACGAGATCACCACCGGATTGACGGAAGTGGTCTGCTTCGGCGGAGACTTCAGCGTCGGTACTTCTACTTATGATGCTTCCGGCACCTATCGGGACACCCTGGTGTCGGCCGCCACCGGCTGCGACAGCATCGTCACCCTCAACCTCACCGTGCGGGATGAGATCCGCACCAGCCTCGAACGGGAAATCTGCGATGGGGAAGTATACACCGTAGGCGCCTCTGATTATGTCGTCTCTGGCGTTTTTATCGATACCCTCAGCTCGCTGGCCACCGGTTGCGACAGTATCGTCACTTTGGATTTGACGGTGCACCCCATACCCATGACTGCATTGGCAGAAGAAATCTGCGACGGGGAGATTTATGAAGTGGGCGACTCTGACTACACTGTTTCCGGCACGTATCAGGATGTGCTCATATCCGTCGTCACCGGTTGCGACAGCATCGTCGGCCTCGACCTGACCGTGCATCCCATCCCTGTCACCAACCTCACCGAAGTGGTTTGCTTCGGCGGCAGCGTCGATATCGGGGCCAGCACCTATGCCGCCACCGGTTCCTACCAGGATGTGCTGGCTTCGGTGGTCACGGGTTGCGACAGCATCGTCAACCTCAACCTCACCGTTCGGGACGAAATCCGAACCGGGCTGGAACGGGAAATTTGCGACGGCGAAACCTATACGGTCGGAACCTCCAGCTACACGAGCACCGGCATCCATATCGACACTTTATCCTCTCTGGCCACCGGCTGCGACAGCATTGTAACGCTCGACCTGACCGTGCACCCCATCCCGGTTACCGGCCTGGTGGAGGAAATCTGCGATGGCGAAATGTATCCGGTCGGCGCCTCCGAGTATACCACTTCCGGCGTTTACCAGGATGTGCTTACTTCCGTTGTCACCGGCTGCGACAGCATCGTCAACCTCGACCTGACGGTGCACCCCATCCCCGTCACCGGGCTGGTAGAGGAGATTTGTGACGGCGAAACCTATCCGGTCGGCACTTCTGTGTATACCGCATCCGGCATTTACCAGGATGTGCTGGCTTCGGTCGTCACCGGCTGCGACAGCATCGTCAACCTCAACCTGACCGTGCATCCCATCCCCGTCACCGGCCTGGTGGAGGAGATCTGCGACGGCGAAACCTATCCGGTCGGCACTTCTGTGTATACCGCATCCGGCATTTACCAGGATGTGCTGGCTTCGGTCGTCACGGGCTGCGACAGCATCGTCAACCTCAACCTGACCGTGCACCCCATCCCCGTCACGGGCCTGGTGGAGGAAATCTGCGGCGGCGAAACCTATACGGTTGGGCCTTCCGCCTATACCGAATCCGGCGTCTATCAGGATGTGCTTACTTCCGTCGTCACCGGCTGCGACAGCATCGTCAACCTCGACCTGACCGTCAATCAGGTTTACGATGTAGAACTGTTCCAGAATATCTGTACCGATGGCAGCTTCGAAGTGGGCGGCACGTCTTTCGCGGATGAGGGTGTTTATACCCAAACGCTCACTTCCCGGGAAGGCTGCGACAGTGTGGTGACGCTCAACCTGTTCGTCTATCCCTGCGAGCTCTTCTACGACCGCGCCATTACCAATGTGAGCTGTTACGGCCTCTCCGACGGGGACTTTAGCTTCGCGCTTACCGTCGGCACCCCGCCCTATCAGTACACCTGGCAGTCCCTTTCCGGCACGGGCATGAGTGGATCGGGCACCCTGGACGGCAACAACCTGGAAGCGGCTATCGGCAACCTGCCTTCGGGCAGTTACCGCGTAGATGTGGTCGACAGCTCGCCCTTTAACGTAGAGGCCAGCTTTACCATCAACATCACCCAACCCCAACCCATCGACATCTCGATGGATATGTCGGAATACAACAATTACAATACCAGCTGCCACGACGAATCGGATGGGTGGATAGATGCTTCCGTCAGCGGAGGAACCCCTCCTTACAGCTATATATGGAGTACCGGCGACCGCAACGAGGACCTCGACGGGCTGGGCGCCGGCTCTTATGGGCTGACGATCACCGACCAGAACCTGTGCCCCGATTCTGCCCGTACGGCCCTGGAGGCGCCAATGCCTCTGGAAGCCCGCCTTGCCGTTTCCGACCCGCCCTGTTTTGGGGACGAGTTGGGCGTCATCCGGGTCAATGATGTCAACGGTGGGGTTGGCCCCTATCTGTACGGGATCGACGAGGACCCGCTGAGCACGGTGTCGCAATTTACCGGCCTGCCCATTGGGGAACACATGGTGCAAGTTCAGGACGCCAACGGATGTATGTGGGAAAATGAGGAGATGGTCAATCAACCGGAACAACTGATCGTAGAACTGGGCGATGACAAGGAGATCAAACTCGGCGATAGCGTGCAGCTCTTTGCCCAGACGACCTACCCGGTTGAGTTCTACTACTGGAAGTCTCCCATCGACCTCTACAATTGTGAAAACTGCCCGGATCCCTTCGTGGCGCCATTCGAATCGATGGCTTTCTCCGTCACTACCGTCGACGCCAACGGCTGCGAGGCCTCCGACCGGATCACCGTTTTCGTCGACAGGAGGCGGGATATTTACATCCCCAACGTCTTCTCCCCCAACAACGACGGCCAGAATGACGTCTTCCTCATCTTTTCCAGCAACGCTGCCGTGAAGGTGAAGTCTTTCTACGTCTTCAACCGCTGGGGCGAGCCCATGTTTGAACTGTTCGACTTCAAGCCCAACGACCCCACTTACGGATGGGACGGCACCCACCGGGGGGAATTGATGAACGGCGGCGTATTCGTCTACATGGCAGAGATCGAATTTGTGGACGGGGTGACGGAGGTCTTTAAAGGAGATGTGTTGCTGATGCGGTAA
- a CDS encoding META domain-containing protein, translating to MKQITFLFLILTATLFSCQPPVGGPIEGTYWKLVYMNGELPEGVEASAVFKDGKVAGKGICNRYFADYEIDGGNLKIGPVGATKMLCPDNAALESQYFGILPQAQTFSVKGETLSITCEGAKLRFVKGEEDHTTTQMEEEPAKAEPFPYGVSRISFAGAGAAPTALYGTLELEAGYETLSPLQKGLMFSLSRAQCDHYNQPGFAVYLNVLTANRVFLGEYELLCSRVDSVFEVLGAAGKAYAEVEYRGNPDTLAVPLLPLEGSKIEQFKNLSADIQPQAIGELKPGDKME from the coding sequence ATGAAACAAATAACCTTCCTCTTTCTTATTCTGACAGCCACTCTTTTTTCCTGCCAGCCTCCCGTTGGAGGGCCGATTGAAGGTACCTACTGGAAACTCGTTTATATGAACGGAGAGCTTCCGGAAGGGGTGGAAGCGAGCGCTGTTTTTAAAGATGGCAAAGTTGCCGGCAAAGGCATCTGCAACCGCTATTTCGCCGACTACGAGATCGACGGCGGCAACCTGAAGATCGGCCCGGTAGGCGCTACCAAAATGCTGTGCCCGGATAACGCGGCCCTGGAGAGCCAGTATTTCGGCATTCTGCCCCAAGCGCAAACTTTTTCTGTGAAAGGGGAAACGCTGAGCATAACCTGCGAGGGGGCGAAACTGCGCTTTGTGAAGGGAGAGGAAGACCATACAACCACCCAGATGGAGGAAGAGCCGGCGAAGGCGGAACCTTTTCCCTATGGCGTGTCAAGGATTTCCTTTGCCGGGGCGGGTGCGGCGCCTACCGCCCTGTACGGCACCCTGGAACTGGAGGCTGGCTACGAAACCCTTAGCCCCCTTCAGAAAGGACTGATGTTTTCCCTCTCCAGGGCCCAATGCGACCACTACAACCAACCCGGCTTCGCCGTTTACCTCAATGTGCTGACGGCAAACCGGGTATTCCTCGGGGAATATGAGCTGCTTTGCAGCCGCGTCGATTCCGTCTTCGAGGTGCTGGGGGCAGCAGGCAAGGCGTACGCGGAGGTCGAATACCGGGGCAATCCGGATACGCTGGCGGTGCCTTTATTGCCCCTGGAGGGCAGCAAAATTGAACAGTTTAAAAACCTGTCGGCAGATATCCAGCCACAGGCTATTGGGGAGCTTAAGCCGGGCGATAAGATGGAATGA